In the Treponema maltophilum ATCC 51939 genome, TCCTTTTTGGTCGGGTCGATACCGTTAATCGATATGCAGCCGTCCATTTTTCCCGAAAAAAATTTGTAGGCAAGTCCGTTGAGGATTCTCGTTATCGTTGTTTTTCCGCATCCGCTCAATCCGATTAAAGCAACGGCCTCTCCGTCTTGTATCTCCATCGTTATATCGTTAAGATTTTCTTTTGACGATTGCGGATATGCATAGCAGATATGATCTAATGTAATCATTTTTAATGAAGTTCCCAATAATATAATCCCGCGGATATAACAAGAGCGATCAGTGTGATAGCCCAATCGACGGCGGTAAATACGATAGCCCGCTTAGAGGTGTGTACTCCGGCAGCGGATATCCCCCGTACTTCCGCAGCAGCAGCTAATTCTTCCGCTGTTTTAGAAGCGGAAAACATCATCGGGATAAAGACATATTCCATTGTTTGCAGCGGTTTTGTTAAGGTAAATAATCCGCGCAATTTTAAGGACTCGATAATCTCTTTAAATTCATTTCCGATAATCGGAAAAAAACGCATCATAAAAATAAAAGACAACGCAATGTTTCTATTGATTTTCAATTTGTTTATAACAGCGGTCAATTCTCCCGGCGGTGTTTTAATGACTGGAATAACCGATATAAGCACAGCGATCATTCGAGTGATAATAAATAAAAACATTTCCGGCAGCATTGTACCTAATCCGTTACCCTTTGAAATGAGCTGTATTGTTTCGACAATGAGTAAAACAAAAACACAGCGGAATATACTGCGATAGTGTTTTTGAAAAACGCCATACGCTGCCAATAAACCGATTAAACAGAAAAATACGGTATCCTTGGAAATAACCGATACCAAAAATACCGTACAAAAGAATACTGTTAATTTAGTACGGAAATCCATACCTAATTTAACAACCCTGTTTTTATAAAATGTTTTTTAAGCATTTTATTGCCGATATAGCAACCGAGCATTGCAGCAATAACAGTAAGGATTAATGAAATTGCGACCCATTTAGGATCGGTATAGTATTGTGTTTGTATATCGATTTGTTCCTTCGAAACACCGGTCTTTACAAAAGCATTATAGAAAAACCAAATTTCGCTCATACCGTGTGTGGCTCGTGTAAGCGAAGTAATAATCCACGCTATGGTAATTCGCTTGCAGTTCCGGTAGCTGTCCTTACCCCACATGGAAAGTTCGCCGATAATTCCACCGACAAAAAACCAAGGGAACATAAACGGCCCCATAAAAACGGTTGTTAAAACGGCATGCAGCGTATTATAAATAAGAACTACGCCCGGTTTATTGACCTTCATTGCCATATACACAAAAAACGGTGCGAGGATAAACGCTGCAAACACGGCATTCAACACCATATTAAAAAATAAGGACGCGCCGGTAATCATCGAGAATGCAATAAACACAACGATCATTATTGCCGAAAAAATACCGATCGTCGCCAAATCCTTTACGGACAACCTATTTGACATAGTAGTACCTCCATAGGTGAAGATATTACCATCGGTTTACATTATTATTCTTTCCGAATCGGACAAGTGGTACCCGATAAGGCGGACAGTTTTATTCTTGCCGGATTAGTTTTTTATATTCGCTCGGTCGCAGGTTATAGGTCTGCTTAAATGCTTCCGAAAATTTTGCGTGGCTTGAGTAACCTATTTCCAAAGCGATTTCCGTAATGTTGGCGGAGGAGTTTTTAAGGAGATCGATTGCTTTTTGAAGCCGCGCATGTTTGACGGTTTCGTGAATGGTTACGCCATACACCGATTTATAGCAGGTTTTCATTGTTGTCGTTTTAATATGAAAGACGGCGGAAAGCTGCGCATAACTGTAGTTTTTATTTGAGTTTTTTATGATAAACCGGTGGAGGCGCTTGATGATTTCCTTATTGTTTTTTTGAGCGTATTCACGGTCGGCAAAATCAATGCCGTTTTTCAAGGTACTTAAATACAAAAACAATTCCTGTATTTTTACTTTTAAATACGGAACGGCAATTTCCTCCGGTACGTGATACATTTCATGAAATATGTGATCAAGTTCGGGTGTTGCTCGTTTTAAAAAGAGAGTACCGTTTCTGCACAGGTGCTCTAAAATGCTTCCGTAATCGATACAAAAATACTGCTGCAAGGTACGGGCTTCTTCTCCCAATTCCGCCGGAATAATATAAACGGTAATGCCATGATAATGCCGTATCGGAAAGAGCGAATGTTGCGAACAGTTTTCTAAAGGATTGATTGCAAAGTCGCCCGCATTCATGTTGACCTTTATGCCGTCTTTTAATGTCGATTCAAATGCGCCTTCTCTGCAATGGTTCAGTTCGTACTGTTTGATATTGTTATTGGGCAGAGCCGATGCGGCAGGAGAATTCAATGTGTCGGTGTGAATGTCGTTAAACATAACGTTTACACCGGGGAAGATTCGGTACGATGTAATGTAGCATATTCCATTCGGCGTTTTGACGGTATGTACTATCCCGTGTTGTAATTTTTTGACAGCTTTTATGTCGCGGCCGTAGAGGTGGTTTAAGTAATCCATAGTGTTCCCTGCTGTTTACATCATTGAACCCGATTAAACGTTATTCCTTTACCTGTTCCATCCAATATTGTTTCCACCCGCCGCAGTGATACACGTTAAAGTCGAGCACATATTCCGCCGCTTCCGATTTTGTCAAATCGTGATAAAAAATTTCTTTTAAATTTTCAAAGTGAGACGTTACCATAACGTGAATAAAAAACTTTATGCGGCGCGACATTTTAACGCCGTCCATCGTCAGCAAACGAAGCGTTGCTTTTTCCGTCAAATCGATTGCTTTATCGAAAATATGTTCGAAGGAACTTCCCTTTGCGCAGCAAACCAACAACTTCATCGCGTCCCAATTGGCATAGAAAAAATCTATCATCCTTAAAAAGCGGCGCTGCGACATTTCGGTAATTTCGGAAAGATCGCCCGCTTTCATATCGAGTTCCCGTGCTTCGAAAACGTCGTTGTGTGCCAGTATGTGTAAGAATTCGTTGAATACGCCGCCGACAAGGGCTTCAAATATGCCGTCTTTGTTTTTAAAAAGATTATACAAAGCGCCCGTCGTTACGCCGGCTCTTTGCGCAACGGCGCGCACATTTGTGCCGGCAAAGCCCTTTTCCAAAAATTCCCGTTTTGCCGCATCAAGGATTTTTTCACGCGTATTTAATTCGTGCTTTAAACCGTTCATAAATTAGTAACAATGTTATTAAAAAGCGAAAAAAATGTCAACTATAACTAACTTTTAACACGGCTTTCGAATTCCGAAAATCGAAATCAATAATCGAAAAACATTTCTTTATAGATGCCGCAAGACGCATCGTCAAAGCAAACGACGGTTACTTCCATGCAATCACCGTGGGTGTTTAAAAACGTTCTGATTTCGCGCAGAGCGATTTCAGCGGCTTCTTTTTTCGGATACCCGTAAACACCCGTGCTTATGCAGGGGAATGCGATCGACTCGCAGTTGTGCTCAAGTGCCGTGCGCAAAGATTCCCGGTAGCACGAAGCAAGAAGTTCCGGCTCGCCGCTTTTGCCGTCCGAATAAACGGGTCCGACCGTATGAATGACGTAGCGCGCGCTCAGATTGTATGCGCCCGTAATTTTTGCTTCGCCGGTTTTGCAGCCGTTCAGTTTTTTGCATTCTTCCAAAAGAAGCGGACATGCGGCTTTATGTATGGCTCCGTCAACCCCGCCGCCTCCGAGCAGCGTCGTGTTTGCGGCATTTACAATCGCGCCGGCTTTTGTTTTCGTAATATCGGCGGTTATTATTCGTATCGGCATGGCATAATTATAAAAATAAATTGAAAACGGCGCAAGTGCGTATAATGCGGACACGCGCACCGTATTTACTGACGCGCACTTGGAAAAAAACGGCTTTTCCGCTATACTTTCGACGTATGGCTCTTTTTTTATTGACCGTTTCCGCCGTCATTTTTTTATGCGTACTGCTCAATAAGGTTTCTTCGCGGCTCGGTATTCCGATGCTTTTGGCCTTTATCGTTTTGGGCATGGTGTTCGGTTCCGACGGACTTTTTAAAATTTCGTTTACGAATTATGCCGTTGCCGAACAATTATGCTCGACGGCCCTTATTTTTATCATGTTTTACGGCGGATTCGGAACAAAATGGAGCGCGGCAAAACCGGTTGCCGTTCAATCTTTTTTGCTGTCTACGGCGGGTGTCGTTTTTACCGCAGTATTTACCGCCCTTTTTTGTTACTTTGTCCTACATATTTCGGCAAGCGAAAGTTTTTTACTCGGAGCGGTTATAAGTTCAACGGACGCCGCCTCCGTGTTCTACATTCTTCGTTCAAAAAAATTAAACTTAAAACACAATACGGCATCTTTGCTCGAAGCCGAAAGCGGAAGTAACGACCCGATGTCGTACATGCTTACGATAATCGCTTTGTCGATTTTGGAAGAGCAAAGCGGCGGACAGGGAAAGAGCATCGCTTCGCTCATCTATTTGATTATATCACAG is a window encoding:
- a CDS encoding energy-coupling factor transporter transmembrane component T family protein; its protein translation is MDFRTKLTVFFCTVFLVSVISKDTVFFCLIGLLAAYGVFQKHYRSIFRCVFVLLIVETIQLISKGNGLGTMLPEMFLFIITRMIAVLISVIPVIKTPPGELTAVINKLKINRNIALSFIFMMRFFPIIGNEFKEIIESLKLRGLFTLTKPLQTMEYVFIPMMFSASKTAEELAAAAEVRGISAAGVHTSKRAIVFTAVDWAITLIALVISAGLYYWELH
- a CDS encoding MptD family putative ECF transporter S component, with the translated sequence MSNRLSVKDLATIGIFSAIMIVVFIAFSMITGASLFFNMVLNAVFAAFILAPFFVYMAMKVNKPGVVLIYNTLHAVLTTVFMGPFMFPWFFVGGIIGELSMWGKDSYRNCKRITIAWIITSLTRATHGMSEIWFFYNAFVKTGVSKEQIDIQTQYYTDPKWVAISLILTVIAAMLGCYIGNKMLKKHFIKTGLLN
- a CDS encoding helix-turn-helix domain-containing protein — translated: MDYLNHLYGRDIKAVKKLQHGIVHTVKTPNGICYITSYRIFPGVNVMFNDIHTDTLNSPAASALPNNNIKQYELNHCREGAFESTLKDGIKVNMNAGDFAINPLENCSQHSLFPIRHYHGITVYIIPAELGEEARTLQQYFCIDYGSILEHLCRNGTLFLKRATPELDHIFHEMYHVPEEIAVPYLKVKIQELFLYLSTLKNGIDFADREYAQKNNKEIIKRLHRFIIKNSNKNYSYAQLSAVFHIKTTTMKTCYKSVYGVTIHETVKHARLQKAIDLLKNSSANITEIALEIGYSSHAKFSEAFKQTYNLRPSEYKKLIRQE
- a CDS encoding TetR/AcrR family transcriptional regulator, whose translation is MNGLKHELNTREKILDAAKREFLEKGFAGTNVRAVAQRAGVTTGALYNLFKNKDGIFEALVGGVFNEFLHILAHNDVFEARELDMKAGDLSEITEMSQRRFLRMIDFFYANWDAMKLLVCCAKGSSFEHIFDKAIDLTEKATLRLLTMDGVKMSRRIKFFIHVMVTSHFENLKEIFYHDLTKSEAAEYVLDFNVYHCGGWKQYWMEQVKE
- a CDS encoding O-acetyl-ADP-ribose deacetylase produces the protein MPIRIITADITKTKAGAIVNAANTTLLGGGGVDGAIHKAACPLLLEECKKLNGCKTGEAKITGAYNLSARYVIHTVGPVYSDGKSGEPELLASCYRESLRTALEHNCESIAFPCISTGVYGYPKKEAAEIALREIRTFLNTHGDCMEVTVVCFDDASCGIYKEMFFDY